The nucleotide sequence CCGCGCCCTCTGCGACCCGGTCATCGCCGTGTGGCGCCTGGTCGGGGGCCGGTCCCCGCGCGATCTGCTCCGGTTCACCCGGCTGAGCGCCCCGAGTGGTGGCGGAACGAGATCCGGCTGACGGTGGATCACGTCGGAGCCGGGTCAAGTCAGCTGACGAAGCGCCAGCTGCCCGGCTGTGGCGGAAGGACCATCAGATGCGTTCTGCTCGCATGCTTCTCGCTACCGCGGCGGCCACCGCCGTCCTCGCCATCACCGCACCCGGCGCGTACGCCAACGGTGACAAGTGGGACCACGAGGACCATGGCTACAGCAAGGAGCACGACAAGGACAGCAGCCACGACGGACCGCATGGCGGGATTCACACGGGTGGCGGTGCGCTGACCTCGCTGAACAACGAGGGGGAGTGGGACTCCGAGCCGGCGGCCAAGCCCGGGGCCGGGGGCTACGGCAAGGAGGACGAGTCCACGAAGGAGGCCCCGAAGGCCGACCACGGCAAGGAGTCGTGGAAGGGCGAGCAGGACAAGGGCTCCTGGAAGGACGAGGAGGGGTCCTGGAAGGGCGACCACGAAAAGCCCCACGGCGGCATGCACACCGGTGGCGGCGCCCTCGCCTCGCCGGCGGTGACCGCGGGCGGGATGGCCGTCCTCGCGGTGGCCGGGGCAGGCGTGTACGCCCTGCGCCGCAGGAAGAGTGCCGAAAGCGTGGTCTGAGCCCATGCCGGGCGCGATACCTGGCGCGATAGCAGCGGCCGCGCCGCCACACCGTGTGTCGTGTGGCGGCCCGGCCGGCGTGCCGGCGCGTTCTCCACCCGCCGCCCTCCGCCCGTCCGTCCGCCCCTCCGCCCGCCCGTCTGTCCGCCCGTCCGTCCGTCCGTTTCAGCTGCCGTACCTGGTGAGGTGGTGTCCGATGGCAGCCCACCCTTCTCCCCCCGGCACCGATCCGGTGCCGACCGGCCATGGCACTCGCGTCAATCTGACCGTGCTGTGCGCCGTGGTCCTGATGATCCTGGCGGTGAGTCTGTTCGGCGGCGAGGACTCCTCGTCCGGCTCCTCCCGCCCGCCGAACGCCCGGCACGCCCCGCAGGCCGGCCCGGTCCCCGCCGCCCCCTCGGAGGAGGCGTCCCCGGCCGAACCACCGGTGGAGCGGCGCCGGCGGGAGGCCCGGTTCAGGCCGATCCGCCTGCTCATTCCGAAGATCCGGGTGAGCGCCCCGTTCGTTCCCCTCTCCGTCGGCCGCTCCGGGCAGTTGGAGGCCCCGCCCGCCGACGACGTGAACCTCGTCGGCTGGCACGCCGAGGGCGCGGCCCCCGGGGAGACGGGCACCTCGATCATCGCCGGGCACGTCGACACGGTGACCTCGCCGGCCGTCTTCGCGGGACTCGCCGAACTGAAGAAGGGGGACGTCTTCCACGTCGTACGCGCCGACCGCAGCAGGGCGCACTTCGTGGTCGACGCGGTGGAGACGTTCGAGAAGGACGACTTCCCCGACAAGCGGGTGTACGCCGACGCCTCCCGACCCGAGGTCCGGCTGATCACCTGCGCGGGCGACTACGACCGCAAGGTCAAGGACTACACGGAGAACCTGGTGGTCTTCGCGCACCGGACGTGAGGGCGTGCGGGCATGACGGCGCGAGGGCGAGCGTGTGAGGGCGGGCGTGCGGGCATGAGGGAGCGGGGTCCGGTCGCCGCGTGTGCCGCGCCGTCCGGACCCCGCTTCGGGTTGTCTCAGGACCCCGTGGCCTCCGCCGCCGCCCTGCCCGACTGGCGGCCCGAGAAGAGGCAGCCGCCGAGGAAGGTGCCCTCCAGGGAGGCGTAGCCGTGGACCCCGCCGCCGCCGAAGCCGGCGACCTCGCCGGCCGCGTAGAGGCCGGGGACCGGCTCTCCGGAGGCGTTCAGGACGCGGCCGGAGAGGTCGGTCTGGAGGCCGCCGAGGGACTTGCGGGTGAGGATGTTGAGGCGCACGGCGATCAGCGGGTGGGCGCTCGTGTCCATGATCTTGTGGGCGGAGGCTGTCCGGCTGAGCGTGTCGCCGGGGTACTTGAGGGCGTTGCGGATGCCCATGACCTGGACGTCCTTGGTGTACTCGTTGCTGATCTCGCGGTCGCGGGCCTCGATCTGCCGCGTCAGGTCGGCGAGGTCGATCAGGTTGTCGCCCGTCAGCTTGTTCATGCCCCGGACCATTTCGTTTGTGGCCCGGCGACAGCGCCGGGGACGGAACGGAACGTGTGGGTACGGGACGGGAGAAGCGCGCATGACGGTCGTCCACG is from Streptomyces sp. NBC_01314 and encodes:
- a CDS encoding class F sortase; this translates as MAAHPSPPGTDPVPTGHGTRVNLTVLCAVVLMILAVSLFGGEDSSSGSSRPPNARHAPQAGPVPAAPSEEASPAEPPVERRRREARFRPIRLLIPKIRVSAPFVPLSVGRSGQLEAPPADDVNLVGWHAEGAAPGETGTSIIAGHVDTVTSPAVFAGLAELKKGDVFHVVRADRSRAHFVVDAVETFEKDDFPDKRVYADASRPEVRLITCAGDYDRKVKDYTENLVVFAHRT